In a single window of the Pseudomonas oryzihabitans genome:
- a CDS encoding response regulator, translated as MSEPDDPNRDRLKLHFAQRVIHQSRQVLEIWQRLQRDEWTNGSLAELSDANARLLQYAKRFEQQGHADLAETIGGTLAQVAANRGRLNSQAITELSQAMQSLSRTGLRQGDQLETTNLPPLRKPIYIALLDTERAERLAPQMEYFGVTIQIIHNADDFRSMMDSRHPAVIVMDVDFGGPGVGIRLALEAQNGLERKLPVLFYSHQEADTPFRLAAVRAGGQEFYTGTLDSARLLEKIETLTRTVYYDPIRALVVDDSRAQAMATEMALNSAGIVTRTLMQPGAVMAHLAEFVPDLIILDMYMPECTGTELAKVIRQHERYVSVPIIYLSAEDDLDKQLDAMSEGGDDFLTKPIKPRHLIATVRTRAARARSLQARIVQDSLTGLYNHTHTLQLLEDACFRARRSQRPITFAMLDIDHFKQVNDHYGHPMGDRVIKSLALFLKQRLRKSDHIGRYGGEEFAIVLPDTDLATATRLIDEIRQRFAEIHYPAPPKELSCTFSAGVAQLQPDQEMSLLAKQADEALYAAKHAGRNCVRQYGQS; from the coding sequence GTGAGCGAACCAGATGATCCGAACCGGGACCGCCTCAAGCTGCACTTCGCCCAGCGGGTCATCCATCAGTCGCGCCAGGTGCTGGAGATCTGGCAGCGGTTGCAACGGGACGAATGGACGAATGGCAGCCTTGCCGAGCTGAGCGACGCCAATGCCCGCCTCCTGCAATACGCGAAGCGCTTCGAACAGCAGGGGCATGCCGATCTCGCCGAGACCATTGGCGGGACCCTGGCCCAGGTCGCCGCCAATCGCGGGCGTCTCAACAGCCAGGCCATCACCGAACTCAGCCAGGCCATGCAGAGCCTGTCGCGCACCGGCCTGCGCCAGGGCGATCAGCTCGAAACCACCAACCTGCCACCGCTGCGCAAGCCGATCTACATCGCTCTGCTCGACACCGAACGCGCCGAGCGCCTGGCGCCGCAGATGGAATACTTCGGCGTCACCATCCAGATCATCCACAACGCCGACGACTTCCGGTCGATGATGGACAGCCGCCACCCGGCGGTCATCGTCATGGACGTGGACTTCGGTGGCCCGGGCGTCGGCATCCGGTTGGCCCTGGAGGCCCAGAACGGTCTCGAGCGCAAGCTGCCGGTGCTGTTCTACAGCCACCAGGAGGCCGATACCCCCTTTCGCCTGGCGGCGGTGCGCGCCGGTGGCCAGGAGTTCTACACCGGCACCCTGGATTCGGCGCGCCTGCTGGAAAAGATCGAGACCCTCACCCGCACCGTCTACTACGATCCGATCCGCGCCCTGGTGGTGGACGACTCCCGCGCCCAGGCCATGGCCACGGAGATGGCGCTCAACAGCGCCGGCATCGTCACCCGCACCCTCATGCAGCCCGGCGCGGTGATGGCCCACCTGGCCGAATTCGTACCTGATCTGATCATCCTCGACATGTACATGCCCGAGTGCACCGGCACCGAACTGGCCAAGGTCATCCGCCAGCACGAGCGCTACGTCAGCGTGCCCATCATCTACCTGTCGGCCGAGGACGACCTCGACAAGCAGCTGGACGCCATGAGCGAAGGGGGCGACGACTTCCTCACCAAGCCGATCAAGCCGCGCCACCTGATCGCCACGGTGCGCACCCGCGCCGCTCGGGCGCGCAGCTTGCAAGCGCGCATCGTCCAGGACAGCCTTACCGGCCTGTACAACCACACCCACACCCTGCAGCTGCTGGAGGACGCCTGCTTCCGCGCCCGGCGCAGCCAGCGGCCGATCACCTTCGCCATGCTGGATATCGACCATTTCAAGCAGGTCAACGACCACTATGGTCACCCCATGGGCGATCGGGTGATCAAGAGTCTGGCGCTGTTTCTCAAGCAGCGGCTGCGCAAGTCCGACCACATCGGCCGTTATGGCGGCGAGGAATTCGCCATCGTCCTGCCCGACACCGACCTGGCCACCGCCACCCGCCTGATCGACGAGATCCGCCAGCGCTTCGCCGAGATCCACTACCCGGCGCCGCCCAAGGAACTCAGCTGCACCTTCAGCGCTGGCGTGGCGCAGCTGCAGCCCGATCAGGAGATGTCGCTGCTGGCCAAGCAGGCGGACGAAGCCCTCTACGCCGCCAAGCATGCCGGACGCAACTGCGTGCGCCAGTACGGCCAGAGCTAG
- a CDS encoding DUF2333 family protein, with product MREWNLRSGWLRLVAVLVALYLLVTLAIGWYWSREPDFFPVQQHAQEAAAASGRKLVLGYTTVETLKQVAGTLLDKPGGYLSNDIFPPGLWLDDMPSWEYGVLVQTRDLARALRKDFARSQSQSTEDVDLAQAEPRFNFDNHSWAMPSSESEYRAGIASLDRYLARLGGQNTQGQQAAYFYSRSDNLRNWLGDVETRLGSLSQRLSASVGRVRLDAEVRPNQDIPAGQVPEVHEQRVETPWLQIDNVFYEARGQAWALSHILRAIEVDFADTLAKKNATVNVREIIRELEAAQQPVWSPMILNGSGFGILANHSLVIANYISRANAAIIDLRQLLEQG from the coding sequence ATGCGGGAGTGGAACTTGAGATCGGGATGGCTCCGGCTGGTGGCAGTGCTGGTAGCGCTCTACCTGCTGGTCACCCTGGCGATAGGCTGGTACTGGAGTCGCGAGCCGGACTTCTTCCCGGTTCAGCAGCATGCCCAAGAGGCAGCTGCGGCCAGCGGTCGCAAACTGGTGCTCGGCTACACCACGGTCGAGACGCTCAAGCAGGTCGCTGGAACCCTGCTGGACAAGCCGGGCGGTTATCTCTCCAACGACATCTTCCCGCCCGGCCTGTGGCTGGACGACATGCCGTCCTGGGAATACGGCGTACTGGTGCAGACCCGCGACCTGGCCCGCGCCCTGCGCAAGGACTTCGCCCGCTCCCAGTCGCAGTCCACCGAAGACGTCGACCTGGCCCAGGCCGAGCCGCGCTTCAATTTCGACAACCACAGCTGGGCCATGCCCTCGTCGGAATCGGAATACCGTGCCGGCATCGCCTCCCTGGACCGCTACCTGGCGCGCCTGGGCGGCCAGAACACCCAGGGCCAGCAGGCTGCCTACTTCTATTCGCGCTCGGACAACCTGCGCAACTGGCTGGGTGACGTCGAGACCCGTCTGGGCTCGCTGTCCCAGCGGCTTTCCGCCAGCGTCGGTCGCGTACGCCTCGACGCCGAAGTGCGGCCGAACCAGGACATCCCCGCCGGCCAGGTGCCGGAGGTGCACGAACAGCGCGTCGAGACGCCTTGGCTGCAGATCGACAACGTCTTCTACGAGGCCCGCGGTCAGGCCTGGGCGCTGTCGCATATCCTGCGCGCCATCGAAGTGGACTTCGCCGATACCCTGGCCAAGAAGAACGCCACGGTGAACGTGCGCGAGATCATTCGTGAGCTGGAAGCGGCGCAGCAACCGGTCTGGAGTCCGATGATCCTCAACGGCAGCGGCTTCGGCATCCTGGCCAATCACTCGCTGGTGATCGCCAACTACATCTCCCGCGCCAACGCCGCCATCATCGACCTGCGCCAGCTGCTGGAACAGGGCTGA
- the aroQ gene encoding type II 3-dehydroquinate dehydratase yields the protein MAHLLVLHGPNLNLLGTREPGVYGATTLAQINADLEARASAAGHRLDHLQSNAEHLLIERIHAARDEGVDFILINPAAFTHTSVALRDALLAVSIPFIEVHLSNVHKREAFRHHSYFSDVAVGVICGLGASGYRLALEAACEQLAARG from the coding sequence ATGGCGCATCTGCTGGTACTGCACGGGCCCAACCTGAATCTGCTGGGAACCCGCGAGCCGGGCGTCTACGGGGCTACCACCCTGGCGCAGATCAACGCCGATCTCGAAGCCCGCGCCAGCGCGGCAGGGCATCGCCTGGACCACCTGCAAAGCAACGCCGAGCACCTGCTGATCGAGCGCATCCACGCCGCGCGCGACGAAGGGGTGGATTTCATCCTGATCAATCCGGCTGCCTTCACCCATACCAGTGTCGCCCTACGTGACGCCTTGCTCGCGGTGAGCATCCCATTCATCGAAGTGCACCTGTCGAACGTGCACAAGCGCGAAGCCTTCCGCCACCACTCCTATTTTTCCGATGTGGCGGTCGGTGTCATCTGCGGACTCGGCGCCAGTGGCTATCGCCTGGCGCTGGAAGCCGCCTGCGAACAGCTCGCCGCCCGCGGCTGA
- the speA gene encoding arginine decarboxylase, whose product MSPRRTRKDDGSQWTVADSRSVYGIRHWGAGYFAISDAGNVEVRPHGPDGQPIDLHVLVGQLREAGLSLPLLVRFPDILQGQVRHLTGAFDRNIERLDYQGRYTALYPIKVNQQEAVVENIIATRDVSIGLEAGSKPELMAVLALAPKGGTIVCNGYKDREFIRLALMGQKLGHSVFIVIEKESEVPLVIEEAAELKVTPQVGLRVRLSSLASSKWADTGGEKSKFGLSAAQLLSVIERFRAAGLEQGVRLLHFHMGSQIANLADYRQGFREAIRYYAELRALGLPLDHIDVGGGLGVDYDGTHSRNASSINYDMDDYAGTVVGMLKEFCDQQELPHPNIFSESGRAMTAHHAMLVMQVTDVERHNDSVPASERFEGKAEVVQWLAELLGDTDPEMVTETYWRATQYVSEAAAQYAAGSLSLGDKALAEQCYFAICRRLYNQLKARQRSHRQVLDELNDKLADKYICNFSVFQSLPDTWAIDQILPIVPLTRLDEEPVRRAVLQDLTCDSDGKIKQYVDEQSIETSLPVHEVREGEDYLLAVFLVGAYQEILGDMHNLFGDTDSVNVYQDADGSVRHGGIETHDTIEDMLRYVHLSPEELMTYYRDKVASARLTARERTQFLDAMRLGLTRSSYLAS is encoded by the coding sequence ATGTCCCCACGACGCACGCGCAAAGATGACGGCAGCCAGTGGACCGTGGCGGACAGCCGCAGCGTCTATGGTATTCGCCACTGGGGTGCCGGCTACTTCGCCATCAGCGATGCCGGCAACGTCGAGGTCCGGCCCCACGGCCCGGACGGCCAACCGATCGACCTGCACGTATTGGTCGGCCAGCTACGCGAAGCGGGTCTGTCGCTGCCGCTGCTGGTGCGTTTCCCCGACATTCTCCAGGGCCAGGTGCGTCACCTGACGGGCGCCTTCGATCGCAACATCGAGCGCCTCGACTACCAGGGCCGCTACACCGCCCTCTATCCGATCAAGGTCAACCAGCAGGAGGCGGTGGTGGAAAACATCATCGCCACCCGCGACGTCTCCATCGGCCTGGAAGCCGGCTCCAAGCCGGAGCTGATGGCGGTGCTGGCGCTGGCGCCCAAGGGCGGCACCATCGTCTGCAACGGCTACAAGGACCGCGAATTCATCCGTCTGGCGCTGATGGGGCAGAAGCTCGGTCATAGCGTCTTCATCGTCATCGAGAAGGAATCCGAGGTCCCGTTGGTGATCGAGGAGGCGGCCGAGCTCAAGGTCACGCCCCAGGTTGGCCTGCGGGTGCGACTGTCGTCCCTGGCGTCGAGCAAATGGGCCGATACGGGTGGCGAGAAGTCCAAGTTCGGCCTCTCCGCCGCTCAGCTGCTGTCGGTGATCGAGCGCTTCCGCGCCGCCGGCCTGGAGCAGGGTGTGCGCCTGCTGCACTTCCACATGGGATCGCAGATCGCCAACCTGGCCGACTATCGCCAGGGCTTCCGCGAGGCCATCCGCTATTACGCCGAGCTGCGCGCCCTGGGCCTGCCGCTGGATCACATCGACGTCGGCGGCGGCCTGGGCGTGGACTACGACGGCACCCATTCGCGCAACGCCAGCTCCATCAACTACGACATGGATGACTACGCCGGTACCGTGGTCGGCATGCTCAAGGAATTCTGCGATCAGCAGGAATTGCCGCATCCGAACATCTTCTCGGAAAGCGGCCGTGCCATGACCGCCCACCACGCCATGCTGGTGATGCAGGTCACCGACGTCGAGCGCCACAACGACAGCGTGCCGGCCAGCGAGCGCTTCGAAGGCAAGGCCGAGGTCGTGCAGTGGCTGGCCGAGCTGCTGGGCGATACCGATCCGGAAATGGTGACCGAGACCTACTGGCGCGCCACCCAGTACGTCAGCGAAGCCGCTGCCCAGTACGCCGCGGGCAGCCTCAGCCTGGGCGACAAGGCCCTGGCCGAACAGTGCTACTTCGCCATCTGCCGTCGCCTGTACAACCAGCTCAAGGCACGTCAGCGTTCCCATCGCCAGGTGCTCGACGAGCTCAACGACAAGCTGGCCGACAAGTACATCTGCAACTTCTCCGTGTTCCAGAGCCTGCCGGACACCTGGGCCATCGACCAGATCCTGCCCATCGTGCCCCTGACCCGGCTCGACGAGGAGCCGGTGCGGCGCGCCGTGCTGCAGGACCTGACCTGTGACTCCGACGGCAAGATCAAGCAGTACGTGGACGAGCAGAGCATCGAGACCAGCCTGCCGGTGCACGAGGTGCGCGAGGGCGAGGACTACCTGCTGGCAGTGTTCCTGGTAGGTGCCTACCAGGAGATCCTCGGCGACATGCACAACCTGTTCGGCGACACCGACTCGGTGAACGTCTACCAGGATGCCGATGGCAGCGTGCGCCACGGTGGTATCGAGACTCACGACACCATCGAGGACATGCTCAGGTACGTGCACCTCTCGCCGGAAGAGCTGATGACCTACTACCGCGACAAGGTCGCCAGTGCCCGCCTCACCGCGCGCGAGCGCACCCAGTTCCTCGACGCCATGCGCCTGGGGTTGACCCGTTCCTCCTATCTCGCCAGCTGA
- a CDS encoding YbhB/YbcL family Raf kinase inhibitor-like protein: MKLWTDAFADNGFMPKRHEFDVADFGAHGENISPALQWSDLPADTKSLALTVYDPDAPTGSGFWHWVVVNIPVGTQGLAEDAGRADGSGLPAGALQLVNDYGTRGFGGAAPPKGDKPHRYIFQLHALKVEQLPVPAEATNAVGRFMLHLNQLASATYTGLYEIK; this comes from the coding sequence GTGAAACTCTGGACCGACGCCTTTGCCGACAATGGTTTCATGCCCAAGCGCCACGAGTTCGACGTGGCCGACTTTGGCGCCCACGGCGAGAACATCTCGCCCGCCTTGCAGTGGTCCGATCTACCAGCCGATACCAAGAGCCTCGCGCTGACCGTCTATGATCCCGATGCCCCTACCGGTAGCGGTTTCTGGCACTGGGTCGTGGTCAACATCCCGGTCGGCACCCAGGGGCTGGCGGAAGACGCCGGTCGCGCCGATGGTTCGGGCCTGCCCGCAGGTGCGCTGCAACTGGTCAACGACTATGGCACCCGCGGCTTTGGTGGCGCCGCGCCGCCCAAGGGCGACAAGCCGCACCGCTACATCTTCCAGCTGCATGCGCTCAAGGTCGAGCAGCTACCGGTGCCGGCCGAGGCGACCAATGCCGTCGGGCGCTTCATGCTCCACCTCAACCAGTTGGCCTCGGCGACCTATACCGGTCTCTACGAGATCAAATAG
- a CDS encoding NUDIX hydrolase, with amino-acid sequence MTIGAREAAHRAASDREMVLWVDRDDRIQGQLPRAELRARGLIGRCTFILLFNAAGELCVHRRTLSKALYPGYWDVAAGGMVAPGESYAESAARELAEELGVSGIALREHGTFYFEEPGNRLWGGVFSACWKGPLRLQPEEVLEARFLLPAMILDEARRLPYCPDSLEALRLVLGQTDVASLP; translated from the coding sequence ATGACGATAGGGGCGCGCGAGGCGGCGCATCGTGCTGCCTCCGACCGGGAGATGGTGCTCTGGGTCGATCGCGACGATCGGATCCAGGGCCAGTTGCCGCGCGCCGAGTTGCGCGCCCGAGGTTTGATCGGGCGCTGCACCTTCATCCTGCTGTTCAACGCCGCTGGTGAGCTGTGCGTGCACCGGCGGACCCTGAGCAAGGCGCTCTATCCGGGCTACTGGGACGTCGCTGCTGGCGGCATGGTGGCGCCGGGCGAGAGCTATGCGGAGTCGGCGGCGCGGGAGCTGGCCGAGGAGCTGGGCGTCAGCGGTATAGCGCTGCGCGAGCACGGCACCTTCTACTTTGAAGAGCCGGGCAATCGACTCTGGGGCGGAGTGTTCAGCGCCTGCTGGAAGGGTCCGCTGCGCTTGCAGCCGGAAGAGGTGCTGGAAGCGCGCTTTCTCCTGCCTGCGATGATTCTCGACGAGGCACGGCGCCTGCCGTACTGTCCGGATTCCCTCGAAGCCCTGCGGCTGGTCCTCGGCCAAACGGATGTCGCATCCCTGCCTTAA
- the dsbD gene encoding protein-disulfide reductase DsbD, whose amino-acid sequence MRALLFLLTLLLTLPATAGLFDAPRPAADLGLGGQRPSQQFLPVDQAFRLEQRRDANGRSVLRFTIAEGYYLYRQRFAFDADPGLLTAPVVLPPGEPKHDEWFGDVQVYHAGVDIPLSLAPDRGGRIRVTYQGCADRGLCYPPETRTLEITGPVASPAASPAGETPVLDQGWWKRILLAFLAGLGLTFTPCVLPMLPIVSAVVLAGKARPGRGLLLALAYVIPMALSFAALGALMGVFGASLNLQAQLQSAWVLVPFALLFLLFALAMFGLFELRLPAVLRDRLEHLASGTRGGSLGGAATLGVLSSLIVSPCVSAPLAGLLLYISSTADWLGGGLALFALGLGMGTPLILIAAGGGALLPRSGGWLVGMRNAFGVLLLAVALWLLERLLPGPLALAAWGLLAAGVGLFLGALEFVPKPPRQRLLQLAGLALVVYGVAAGIGALRGASDPLRPLGESARPAVVAREDGLRSLSDPAALAASVGQGRPVLVDVYADWCISCKVIEREVFGNPEIQAQLRDFELIRFDMTQSTREQRQWLQQRGLFGPPAILFYAANGHEQAKGRIVGEIDAAGFLARLGEVKRLIASD is encoded by the coding sequence ATGCGTGCCCTGCTGTTCCTGCTCACCCTGCTGCTGACCCTGCCCGCCACCGCCGGCCTGTTCGACGCGCCACGACCGGCGGCGGACCTGGGCCTCGGCGGCCAGCGCCCCAGCCAGCAATTCCTGCCGGTGGATCAGGCCTTTCGCCTGGAGCAGCGGCGCGACGCCAACGGTCGTAGCGTGCTGCGCTTCACCATCGCCGAGGGCTACTACCTCTATCGTCAGCGCTTCGCCTTCGACGCCGACCCCGGCCTGCTGACCGCGCCGGTGGTCCTACCGCCCGGTGAGCCCAAGCACGACGAATGGTTCGGCGACGTCCAGGTCTATCACGCGGGCGTCGACATCCCCCTGTCCCTGGCGCCCGACCGAGGCGGTCGGATAAGGGTCACCTACCAGGGCTGCGCCGATCGCGGTCTTTGCTATCCACCGGAAACCCGTACCCTCGAGATTACCGGCCCCGTGGCCTCGCCCGCCGCGAGCCCAGCGGGTGAGACCCCCGTTCTCGACCAGGGGTGGTGGAAAAGAATCCTGCTGGCCTTCCTGGCTGGCCTCGGCCTGACCTTCACCCCCTGCGTACTGCCGATGCTGCCCATCGTCTCGGCCGTGGTCCTGGCCGGCAAGGCGCGCCCGGGTCGTGGCCTGTTGCTGGCGCTGGCCTATGTGATACCCATGGCGCTGAGTTTCGCCGCCCTGGGCGCGCTCATGGGAGTCTTCGGCGCCAGCCTCAACCTGCAGGCGCAACTGCAGTCGGCCTGGGTGCTGGTCCCCTTCGCCCTGTTGTTCCTGCTGTTCGCCCTGGCCATGTTCGGCCTTTTCGAGCTGCGCCTGCCGGCGGTCCTGCGCGATCGCCTGGAGCACCTGGCCAGTGGTACCCGGGGCGGCTCCCTCGGCGGCGCGGCTACCCTCGGCGTGCTGTCCAGCCTGATCGTCTCGCCCTGCGTCTCGGCGCCCCTGGCGGGACTGCTGCTCTATATCAGCAGCACCGCCGACTGGCTCGGCGGCGGACTGGCCCTCTTCGCCCTAGGCCTGGGCATGGGCACCCCGCTGATTCTGATCGCTGCCGGCGGCGGGGCCCTGTTGCCGCGGAGCGGGGGCTGGCTGGTGGGTATGCGCAATGCCTTCGGAGTGCTCCTGCTGGCCGTGGCGCTATGGCTGCTCGAACGGCTGCTGCCCGGGCCGCTGGCGCTGGCGGCCTGGGGCCTGCTGGCCGCCGGGGTCGGACTGTTTCTTGGTGCGCTGGAATTCGTACCCAAGCCCCCTCGCCAACGCCTGTTGCAACTGGCCGGCCTGGCACTGGTTGTATACGGCGTGGCGGCGGGTATCGGGGCCCTGCGTGGTGCCAGCGATCCGCTGCGCCCCCTGGGCGAGTCCGCCCGGCCGGCGGTGGTCGCACGCGAGGATGGCCTACGTAGCCTGAGCGATCCGGCGGCCCTGGCTGCCAGCGTTGGACAAGGCCGCCCAGTGCTGGTGGACGTCTACGCCGACTGGTGCATCAGCTGCAAGGTCATTGAGCGCGAGGTATTTGGCAACCCCGAGATCCAGGCGCAACTCAGGGACTTCGAGCTGATCCGCTTCGATATGACGCAAAGCACCCGGGAACAGCGGCAGTGGCTGCAACAGCGAGGCCTGTTCGGCCCACCCGCGATCCTGTTCTATGCTGCCAACGGCCACGAACAGGCAAAGGGTCGCATCGTCGGCGAAATCGACGCCGCGGGCTTTCTTGCCCGACTGGGCGAGGTGAAAAGGCTTATCGCCAGCGATTAA
- the accB gene encoding acetyl-CoA carboxylase biotin carboxyl carrier protein, protein MDIRKVKKLIELLEESGIDELEIREGEESVRISRNTGRNQGMQTVYAAAPAPVAAPAAAAAPAAAAPATEAAAPQLTGNVARSPMVGTFYRASSPTTPAFVEVGQQVKKGDILCIVEAMKMMNHIEAEASGTIGQVLVENGQPVEFDQPLFTIV, encoded by the coding sequence ATGGACATCCGTAAAGTCAAGAAACTGATCGAATTGCTGGAAGAGTCCGGTATCGACGAGCTGGAAATCCGCGAAGGCGAAGAGTCCGTCCGCATCAGCCGCAACACCGGCCGCAACCAGGGCATGCAGACCGTCTACGCCGCCGCCCCCGCGCCGGTCGCCGCGCCGGCTGCGGCTGCCGCTCCGGCCGCTGCTGCGCCGGCTACCGAAGCCGCCGCTCCGCAACTGACTGGTAACGTGGCTCGCTCGCCCATGGTCGGCACCTTCTACCGCGCGTCCTCGCCCACCACCCCGGCCTTCGTCGAAGTCGGCCAGCAGGTGAAGAAAGGCGACATCCTGTGCATCGTCGAAGCCATGAAGATGATGAACCACATCGAAGCCGAAGCCAGCGGCACCATCGGCCAGGTGCTGGTCGAGAACGGTCAGCCCGTCGAATTCGACCAGCCGCTGTTCACCATTGTCTAA
- the accC gene encoding acetyl-CoA carboxylase biotin carboxylase subunit gives MLEKVLIANRGEIALRVVRACKELGIKTVAVHSTADRELMHLSLADESVCIGPAPSPLSYLNIPAIISAAEVTGATAIHPGYGFLAENADFAEQVEQSGFAFVGPTADVIRLMGDKVSAKNAMKQAGVPTVPGSDGALPDDEAECLRIGREVGYPVIIKAAGGGGGRGMRVVEDEAELIKSIKLTQTEAGAAFGNSMVYMEKFLGNPRHVEVQVLSDGQGNAVHLYDRDCSLQRRHQKVIEEAPAPQIDEKAREEVLARCVKACIDIGYRGAGTFEFLYEDGRFYFIEMNTRVQVEHPVTEMITGVDIVKEMLSIAAGNPLSIKQEDIKITGHAIECRINAEDPKTFMPSPGLVKHFHAPGGNGVRVDSHLYSGYKVPPNYDSLIAKLITWGKTREEAMARMRNALDELIVDGIKTNADLHRMLTRDQAFGQGAVNIHYLEKKLGMRH, from the coding sequence ATGCTGGAAAAAGTCCTGATCGCCAACCGCGGGGAAATCGCCCTGCGCGTGGTGCGTGCCTGCAAGGAGCTGGGCATCAAGACGGTGGCGGTTCACTCCACCGCCGACCGCGAACTGATGCATCTGTCCCTCGCCGACGAATCGGTGTGCATCGGCCCGGCCCCCTCGCCCCTGTCCTACCTGAACATCCCGGCCATCATCAGTGCCGCGGAAGTCACCGGTGCCACCGCCATCCACCCCGGCTACGGCTTTCTCGCCGAGAACGCCGATTTCGCCGAGCAGGTGGAGCAGTCCGGTTTCGCCTTCGTCGGCCCCACCGCCGACGTGATTCGCCTGATGGGCGACAAGGTATCCGCCAAGAACGCCATGAAGCAGGCCGGCGTGCCCACCGTACCGGGCTCCGACGGCGCCCTGCCGGATGACGAGGCCGAGTGCCTGCGCATCGGCCGCGAAGTCGGCTATCCGGTGATCATCAAGGCCGCCGGTGGCGGTGGTGGTCGTGGCATGCGCGTGGTCGAGGACGAGGCCGAGCTGATCAAGTCGATCAAGCTGACCCAGACCGAAGCCGGCGCCGCCTTTGGCAACTCCATGGTCTACATGGAGAAGTTCCTCGGCAATCCGCGTCACGTGGAAGTCCAGGTCCTATCCGACGGCCAGGGCAACGCCGTGCACCTCTACGATCGCGACTGCTCGCTGCAGCGTCGTCACCAGAAGGTGATCGAGGAGGCGCCTGCGCCCCAGATCGACGAGAAGGCCCGCGAGGAAGTCCTGGCGCGCTGCGTCAAGGCCTGCATCGACATCGGCTACCGTGGCGCGGGTACCTTCGAGTTCCTCTACGAAGACGGTCGCTTCTACTTCATCGAGATGAACACCCGCGTACAGGTGGAACATCCGGTGACCGAGATGATCACTGGCGTCGACATCGTCAAGGAGATGCTCAGCATCGCCGCTGGCAACCCGCTGTCGATCAAGCAGGAAGACATCAAGATCACCGGCCACGCCATCGAGTGCCGGATCAACGCCGAAGACCCCAAGACCTTCATGCCCTCCCCGGGCCTGGTCAAGCATTTCCATGCGCCGGGCGGCAACGGCGTACGGGTGGATTCGCACCTGTACAGCGGCTACAAGGTTCCGCCGAACTACGATTCGCTGATCGCCAAGCTGATCACCTGGGGCAAGACGCGCGAAGAGGCCATGGCCCGGATGCGCAACGCCCTGGACGAGCTGATCGTCGACGGCATCAAGACCAACGCCGATCTGCACCGGATGCTGACCCGCGACCAGGCCTTCGGCCAGGGCGCGGTGAACATCCACTATCTGGAGAAGAAGCTCGGCATGCGCCACTGA
- a CDS encoding translation initiation factor Sui1 → MSKKASSLSDLSRLVYSTDVGRIRPEEPQAPVPAGDGIARVRRETKGRGGKTVTTVSGVPLGEEELKDLASALKRRCGTGGALKDGVIEIQGDHVDLLLGELEKRGFKTKRSGG, encoded by the coding sequence TTGAGCAAGAAAGCCTCGTCCCTGTCGGACCTCAGCCGCCTGGTGTATTCCACCGACGTCGGCCGCATCCGTCCGGAAGAACCCCAGGCGCCGGTGCCGGCCGGTGACGGCATCGCCCGGGTCCGGCGTGAAACCAAGGGGCGTGGCGGCAAGACGGTCACCACGGTCAGTGGCGTACCCCTGGGCGAGGAAGAGCTCAAGGACCTGGCCAGTGCGCTCAAGCGCCGCTGTGGGACGGGTGGGGCGCTCAAGGATGGCGTCATCGAGATCCAGGGTGACCATGTCGACCTGCTGCTCGGCGAACTCGAAAAGCGCGGCTTCAAGACCAAGCGCTCCGGCGGCTAG
- a CDS encoding lipocalin family protein, which produces MKTSTKLLLLAGAAGLLAACASGPREVPPLTAGNVDLQRYQGHWYELARLPMFFQRKCAQSEANYHVMSDGSVAVFNRCRTLNGKVQEATGTATPIKPGVTDRLEVRFDTWFSGVLPNVAKGPYWILYVDDDYKTALVGSPDRKYLWLLARKPEISAAQSEKLLRIAREKGYNLNRLVWRETDAHMP; this is translated from the coding sequence ATGAAAACCTCTACCAAACTGTTGCTGTTGGCGGGTGCCGCCGGACTGCTCGCGGCCTGCGCCAGCGGTCCGCGTGAAGTCCCGCCGCTCACCGCCGGCAATGTCGATCTGCAGCGTTATCAGGGACACTGGTACGAACTGGCGCGGCTGCCGATGTTCTTTCAGCGCAAGTGCGCCCAGTCCGAAGCCAATTACCACGTCATGTCCGATGGCTCGGTGGCGGTGTTCAATCGCTGCCGCACCCTGAACGGCAAGGTCCAGGAGGCTACCGGTACCGCCACCCCGATCAAGCCGGGTGTGACCGACCGCCTGGAAGTGCGCTTCGACACCTGGTTCAGTGGCGTCCTGCCCAATGTGGCCAAGGGGCCCTACTGGATCCTCTACGTCGACGACGACTACAAGACTGCCCTGGTCGGCAGTCCGGATCGCAAGTACCTCTGGTTGCTGGCCCGCAAGCCTGAGATCTCCGCGGCGCAGAGCGAGAAGCTGCTGCGCATCGCCCGCGAGAAGGGCTACAACCTCAATCGTCTCGTCTGGCGCGAGACCGACGCCCACATGCCCTAA